The Terriglobales bacterium DNA window GCGTGCGAGCCGCAACACTATCTGCTGCCGCATCGTGCACGTGCCCAGGGCGCTGAGCCCGACGCGACGCGGCCCATGGGAAGCTGGAAGAAGGCTTGGTATCGCATGCGCACGGCGGCCGGCCTGCCCGGTCTGCGCCCCTACGACCTGCGCCACCACGCCATCACCCGCCTGCTGGAAAACCCTGAAGTGAGCGAGCGCACGGTGATTGAGATCGCCGGCCATGTTTCGAAGAAGATGCTGGAGCGGTACAGCCACATTCGGGCCAAAGCTCGCCGCGAGGCCATCGATGCGCTGAACGGAAAG harbors:
- a CDS encoding tyrosine-type recombinase/integrase, which encodes ACEPQHYLLPHRARAQGAEPDATRPMGSWKKAWYRMRTAAGLPGLRPYDLRHHAITRLLENPEVSERTVIEIAGHVSKKMLERYSHIRAKARREAIDALNGKHAPASARRLRLVARKDTG